One stretch of Harmonia axyridis chromosome 1, icHarAxyr1.1, whole genome shotgun sequence DNA includes these proteins:
- the LOC123671200 gene encoding putative uncharacterized protein DDB_G0282133 isoform X2, producing MELSRTIETETGEMIVKRVSVPLGLEELMEGLAKEVILKKPKDIYIFAADYFSRLLRLRDSGLYRGNVRSAKLAVRRPFRATVIGHNVLSSSESKDNPKTRQRKTPPQKIEKHTNNTNENRRAIIQNHLRKKQDAETKQKQTQMQDTKPVTVRSKLPTRSRSLSKSSSDKSGENSEKGESDRSSSRKNSSGKGDIIKQTKISPRSRSTSVSSGTRELKEKKRMEAIKEKNSNICGTDKLNKKNITKSSSADVEVIGESESRNIRRSLSVTQDKNGHYEVLYRPTPLPTGQRESTDVVSEESNNSINTNRTPVDESVISDQNKGTDQQSETTPVNDEVKSAIAIQAMWRGRQDRKKIKRQMTGDIENSTILLDKNPSQQEQFDESHPSENNPQDRPASVHKNEHENNESEIGNLIASSEITEESKEASKDLENKLSVSDDEKSIQRLHIETEEKSNEESDIMEGEEGEKISDQHTGDDEKDTHSQVVEDHQEKEKMKLKEGQDIDKNDGKSKTKEQEDEGNEEDKIEKSYHRSDTIEVSSGVTPKKIDVSDRDTLLDINSSAFNEEDSSNLSGSVSLQSKPTIEEEEAKNSQDDNKIVSPDSNATNMENNEEPIESPRENGSQEKSQGIEENTASINDHISIDTYTKETKDDTIGIQKMSSPTQSPKQTYILESQDNNSVAHEEPTIMSGESSLHSVESIARENIENSSNENNNISLHTNMAIPDNSEESKEIESQEKEEQMINTNEKNEAIESSINEHNDNISKDEKEHDIEHRNFSSEVKNEEIEGALPSSEILNQSDDSIEHQSDDKMTSHTAGAIEKTDEKIVDEDCSALEIPLKNEEDIRKTEFKKKRSQSHKVPKSESVEEKGFGNLRKVHSEDYEKSETCTKRSIPSPETVSSVANDEQIGYDTVDHSAPVISDTKLDETSKQEDETDKENNISLDSEQTKSINTNEEKNQRHENETENNCETIETEIKHAENNSNIADKDDNIENVQSENSSESVKELSDRNSTEINVAKNESHEIEDLIVKEKDIENIQSEKPPEALRNSVLKTDESSDKSNTENSPNTSEFDNDESKNNIEKASGEETTEYSEKDASRDSKEGNKLTENISEQIESTENYDNENNMQSKNSSSKTDNADNKVDQPSENDIKSTGELINAQENSPVKLTISELGSAADSPDLSPENDSKSSHESTTDQENNKKSEVSNIGCLSITSDHVDNGANVPVKEESDQKQSEKSDSSNPENSNEENSDEWNGKQKNLESNENNERTENKQSELQRESDVQSSVIDIGPPGESLTMQENSTQLDASGSSASLSSVDEKSGIIDNAIKEEKRERESESVEEGKSENSNSMDKNEDEMLKTGNTAGSTIAEDNSKGKSDILEFSSNHSDSVDGSLQDDGKNEQEKEERVADNSKNNHDISERESVIRIQTIWRGFQARKHLKQLLEQKAKDLDPHNKLTEKLSGDSITDENENLPETKNNNLSGANEMISNDDANNIVTKYANNEGSEASEVQNGGIHTSDEIAAAVEIQSAFRKSRRQRKNSESESISKQDTNKYTSNDKDINKEGKNEIIEDTNEKLENLNDTQPSQSDELRPADAYSNEEIGAAMKIQSSFRKSRKLVKSEEDNKKQSDTSIEKTEVDKKKFQTPENSLEIPHSKEAENFTADEIKAATKIQSTFRKSRKQRSKPKLEDMDLNSDLGKQYLREVLKIQSAWRAYRVRKNIRDVEKKINSMENLSGSHIKKSIHLSDQEILKAVTKIQAGLRGYLTRKHFNNIRDRNEALDGIKEESQSDYSRTNSNSSTDEHLLEILKKVEGAIIPDTVPEVPSNKDSTSNKEHEEGNKNLQSHQAKSDSSEEDTVKHRMKREIAYQNSLSTDCPSQDCKNTTEDQKEIERDNEIPPDQSLKDTNSEDGKNLQLSKEEQEVTADTKLHDDDANSRTIEGDVELEKAIDNPDGISEGVKAVSAVQLKHDSEEKDAPNPNETPETNEIRSTDNKNSSEGNEQQSEKNERNTPPSNEEKNEKIDDISEKPEQKEAVQPLSSLNNMTDHATESHELENTAPENILNDKDDKPSDGNETSESDSVGSHRGTLKKTKAIDNLVELAEQFEGNNESPKEKIDSIEKVDLKDDSENNPAVINIDDVEPGKKLALFEIPDDFEPDSLEVGRTNQNLDTDDAVHNTDGKESRQVSATNSVPSSEVDELTPRSEEPPSTKSVIDVTHPEDTKRQSSTSNEEVNEKSEKSLENQKTDDHISTSFDESSNAKENFHGTTESTNIKNNSTIKSDDSSNDQNNKNKKPTLTDFMKKTLDLEQPSSPYKKIDNIGRDEKPAVSNETDKLLKVPKRSRYESATKIQSIFRGYQARKFVESLRASRDSTQISKNPDISILKGEINNSNEKAAISKISDPEIQESLHGHDESTMKDSNIQGTQTNNVEASGNVNVDGSQVPGVENLTTETQQRPTDVGEAPCDVDIDAQTSVSDANTQDTLSNKPGVESECEMESTKRNNSTLRNKNMEAEAATKIQAGFRGYKVRKQLKMKNTSSEENTKKTVRRKSSSCLTENQAKKQKENIDLQEKSAVKIQAGIRGFLVRKKVKKPQKLQE from the exons TAAAACAAACCAAAATATCTCCAAGAAGCCGATCTACTTCTGTATCATCAGGTACAAGAGAACTCAAAGAGAAGAAGCGGATGGAGGCTATCAAAGAGAAAAATTCCAATATTTGCGGTACAGACAAGCTCAACAAGAAGAATATTACAAAAAGTTCTTCAGCAGATGTTGAAGTTATCGGTGAGTCAGAGAGCAGAAACATCCGACGGAGTCTATCTGTTACTCAAGATAAGAATGGACACTACGAAGTTCTTTATCGCCCTACACCTCTTCCTACAGGTCAAAGAGAAAGCACAGATGTTGTCTCAGAAGAATCTAATAACTCGATTAACACCAATCGAACTCCGGTTGACGAATCAGTAATATCAGACCAAAATAAGGGTACAGATCAGCAATCAGAAACCACTCCTGTAAACGATGAAGTTAAGTCAGCTATTGCAATCCAGGCTATGTGGAGGGGACGAcaagacagaaaaaaaatcaaaaggcAGATGACTGGAGATATTGAAAATAGCACTATTCTATTAGACAAAAACCCAAGTCAACAAGAACAATTCGACGAATCTCACCCTTCCGAAAATAATCCTCAAGATAGACCAGCATCAGTGCACAAAAATGAACACGAAAACAATGAATCTGAAATTGGAAATCTCATTGCCTCAAGTGAAATCACAGAGGAAAGCAAGGAAGCATCTAAGGATCTCGAAAATAAGTTATCTGTTAGTGATGACGAAAAAAGTATACAAAGGTTACATATTGAaactgaagaaaaatcaaatgaagaaTCAGATATAATGGAGGGAGAAGAAGGTGAAAAAATATCAGATCAGCATACAGGGGATGACGAAAAAGACACTCATTCACAAGTAGTTGAAGATcaccaagaaaaagaaaaaatgaaactcAAGGAGGGTCAAGATATCGATAAAAATGATGGAAAGTCAAAGACAAAAGAACAAGAAGATGAAGGtaatgaagaagacaaaatagAAAAGAGTTATCATCGTTCGGACACAATAGAGGTTTCCAGTGGAGTGACCCCAAAGAAAATTGATGTATCTGATAGGGACACATTACTTGACATAAATTCCTCAGCCTTCAATGAAGAAGATAGCAGTAATTTGAGCGGAAGTGTTAGTCTTCAGTCCAAACCTACCATTGAGGAAGAAGAGGCTAAAAACTCTCAAGATGATAACAAAATAGTTTCACCAGATTCAAACGCCACAAATATGGAGAATAATGAAGAACCTATAGAGTCACCTCGAGAAAATGGATCACAGGAAAAATCACAAGGGATTGAAGAAAATACAGCATCAATAAATGATCACATCTCAATTGACACATATACAAAAGAAACAAAAGATGATACAATAGGGATCCAAAAAATGTCCTCTCCTACACAAAGTCCAAAGCAAACTTATATCCTTGAATCTCAAGACAACAATTCTGTAGCAcatgaagaacctaccattatgAGTGGAGAAAGCAGTCTTCACTCCGTAGAAAGTATTGCgagagaaaatattgaaaattcttccaatgagaataataacatttcccTGCATACAAATATGGCAATACCCGATAATTCTGAAGAATCTAAGGAGATAGAATCTcaggaaaaagaagaacaaaTGATTAATACAAACGAGAAAAATGAAGCAATAGAAAGTTCGATTAATGAACACAACGATAATATTTCTAAAGATGAGAAAGAACATGATATAGAGCACAGAAATTTCTCGTCCGaagtgaaaaatgaagaaattgaagGAGCACTGCCATCTTCAGAAATACTGAACCAAAGTGACGATTCCATTGAACACCAATCTGATGATAAGATGACAAGTCATACAGCAGGAgccattgaaaaaactgatgaaaaaattgttgacgaAGACTGTTCTGCGCTTGAGATACCCTTGAAAAATGAAGAGGACATCAGAAAAACAGAATTTAAGAAGAAGAGATCACAATCACATAAAGTTCCAAAATCAGAGAGCGTGGAAGAGAAAGGTTTTGGTAATTTGCGAAAAGTTCACTCCGAGGATTACGAAAAATCAGAAACTTGTACAAAAAGGAGTATACCAAGTCCTGAAACTGTTTCTTCAGTTGCAAATGATGAACAAATTGGATATGATACAGTAGATCATTCAGCTCCTGTAATATCTGATACTAAGCTTGATGAAACTTCAAAACAGGAAGATGAAaccgataaagaaaataatatatctttagaTAGTGAACAAACTAAAAGTATCAATacaaatgaggaaaaaaatcAACGACACgaaaatgaaacagaaaataattGCGAAACAATTGAAACCGAAATTAAACACGCTGAAAATAACTCCAACATAGCAGATAAGGATGATAACATCGAAAACGTCCAATCTGAAAACTCATCCGAAAGTGTTAAAGAACTATCTGATAGAAATTCAACAGAGATAAATGTTGCGAAAAATGAGAGTCATGAAATTGAAGATTTAATTGTGAAGGAGAAAgacattgaaaacattcaatccGAAAAGCCCCCAGAAGCACTTAGAAACTCAGTGCTAAAGACAGATGAGTCATCTGATAAATCAAATACTGAAAATTCTCCAAATACTTCTGAATTTGATAATGATGAAAGtaaaaataatatcgaaaaagcaAGCGGAGAGGAAACAACTGAATATTCGGAAAAGGATGCTTCAAGAGATTCAAAGGAGGGAAATAAATTGACTGAAAACATAAGCGAACAAATAGAATCTACCGAGAAttatgataatgaaaacaatatgCAGTCCAAGAATTCATCGTCAAAAACTGATAATGCAGATAATAAAGTAGATCAGCCATCAGAAAATGATATCAAATCAACAGGGGAATTGATAAATGCTCAAGAAAATTCACCGGTCAAATTAACGATTTCTGAGCTAGGTAGTGCTGCTGATTCTCCTGATCTATCACCTGAAAATGATTCGAAATCATCGCATGAATCAACAACGGAtcaagaaaacaacaaaaaatcggAGGTATCAAATATTGGATGTCTTTCAATAACATCTGACCATGTTGATAATGGTGCAAATGTTCCTGTGAAAGAAGAAAGTGATCAGAAACAATCTGAAAAATCAGATTCATCAAATCCAGAAAATTCGAACGAAGAAAATTCTGACGAGTGGAATGGAAAACAGAAGAATTTGGAatctaatgaaaataatgaacgaactgaaaataaacaatcTGAACTGCAAAGAGAAAGTGATGTTCAGTCCTCTGTAATTGACATCGGACCGCCTGGTGAATCACTGACTATGCAggaaaattcaactcaattgGATGCCTCAGGTTCTAGTGCTTCTTTATCTTCTGTTGATGAGAaatcaggaattattgacaatGCCATAAAAGAAGAAAAGAGAGAAAGAGAATCTGAAAGTGTAGAAGAAGGTAAATCGGAAAATTCGAACAGTATGGATAAAAATGAGGATGAAATGTTAAAAACTGGAAATACTGCTGGTTCAACGATTGCTGAAGACAATTCGAAAGGAAAATCAGATATTTTAGAATTTAGTTCTAATCATTCTGATTCAGTTGATGGGTCCCTTCAGGATGATGGAAAAAATGAGCAGGAGAAAGAAGAAAGAGTTGCAGACAATTCCAAAAATAACCACGACATCTCAGAAAGAGAATCTGTTATCCGTATTCAAACAATCTGGAGGGGTTTCCAAGCAAGAAAACATTTGAAACAACTCTTAGAACAAAAAGCGAAAGACCTGGATCCACATAACAAACTTACGGAGAAACTCTCAGGTGATTCTATTACAGATGAGAACGAAAATCTTCCTGAAACTAAAAACAACAATTTATCTGGTGCAAATGAAATGATCTCAAATGATGATGCAAATAATATTGTGACAAAATATGCAAATAACGAAGGTAGCGAAGCTTCTGAGGTGCAAAATGGCGGAATACACACTAGTGATGAGATTGCAGCTGCTGTTGAAATACAGTCAGCTTTTCGAAAATCTAGAAGACAacgcaaaaattctgaaagtgAAAGTATTTCAAAACAAGATACAAATAAATATACTTCGAACGATAAGGATATAAATAAAGAGGGAAAGAATGAAATTATAGAAGACACAAATGAAAAGTTGGAGAATCTAAACGATACCCAGCCAAGTCAATCGGATGAACTAAGACCAGCAGATGCTTACTCTAACGAAGAAATAGGTGCAGCTATGAAAATTCAATCATCATTCCGCAAATCCAGGAAACTTGTAAAGtctgaagaagataataaaaaacaatCTGATACAAGTATTGAGAAAACAGAAGTAGACAAGAAAAAGTTTCAAACTCCAGAAAACTCACTTGAGATTCCACACAGTAAGGAAGCTGAAAATTTTACTGCTGACGAAATAAAAGCTGCGACGAAAATTCAGTCGACGTTCAGAAAATCTAGGAAACAGCGCTCGAAACCGAAATTAGAAGATATGGATTTGAATTCTGATTTGGGTAAACAATACTTGAGAGAAGTGTTGAAGATACAGTCTGCTTGGCGTGCTTATAGAGTGAGGAAGAACATAAGGGATGTGGAGAAGAAG ATCAACAGCATGGAAAACTTGTCCGGAAGCCATATCAAAAAATCTATACATCTATCGGATCAAGAAATTCTCAAAGCTGTTACCAAAATTCAGGCTGGTTTAAGAGGATACCTGACTCGTAAACACTTCAATAACATTCGCGATCGAAATGAAGCCCTTGATGGAATCAAAGAAGAATCTCAATCCGACTATAGTCGCACCAACTCCAACAGCTCAACCGACGAACATTTACTAGAAATACTCAAGAAAGTAGAAGGTGCAATAATTCCTGACACCGTTCCCGAGGTTCCTTCAAATAAAGACTCGACTTCAAATAAAGAACacgaagaagggaataagaacctaCAATCCCATCAAGCAAAAAGTGATTCGAGTGAAGAGGACACTGTAAAACATAGAATGAAACGTGAAATAGCTTATCAGAATTCATTAAGTACAGATTGTCCATCACAAGATTGCAAAAACACAACTGAAGATCAGAAGGAAATAGAGAGGGATAATGAAATTCCACCTGATCAAAGTTTGAAAGACACCAACTCCGAAGATGGTAAAAACCTGCAACTAtccaaagaagaacaagaagtgACAGCAGATACCAAGCTACATGATGACGATGCAAATTCGAGAACAATAGAAGGAGATGTAGAATTGGAAAAAGCAATCGATAATCCTGATGGTATTTCAGAAGGGGTGAAAGCGGTTTCAGCGGTTCAATTAAAACATGATTCTGAAGAAAAAGACGCTCCAAACCCAAATGAAACTCCCGAAACAAATGAAATACGGTCAACAGACAATAAAAATTCTTCAGAAGGAAACGAACAACAATCGGAAAAAAACGAAAGAAATACACCTCCATCCAATgaagagaaaaatgaaaaaattgatgacaTTTCAGAGAAACCTGAACAGAAAGAGGCTGTTCAACCTTTGAGTTCTTTGAATAATATGACTGATCATGCAACAGAAAGTCATGAACTCGAAAATACAGCTCCtgaaaatattctaaatgaCAAAGATGATAAGCCTTCGGACGGTAATGAAACTTCAGAAAGTGATTCAGTGGGTTCTCATAGAGGAACTCTGAAAAAAACTAAAGCAATAGATAATTTGGTTGAGTTGGCAGAACAATTCGAAGGCAACAATGAATCACCAAAagaaaaaatcgatagtatagAAAAAGTTGATTTGAAAGATGACTCAGAGAATAATCCCGCTGTTATCAATATTGATGATGTGGAACCTGGAAAAAAATTggctttatttgaaatcccTGATGATTTTGAACCAGATTCGTTGGAGGTTGGGAGAACCAACCAAAACCTTGATACTGATGATGCTGTACATAACACAGATGGAAAAGAATCTAGACAAGTCTCAGCAACAAATTCTGTTCCATCTTCAGAAGTTGATGAGCTCACGCCAAGATCTGAGGAACCACCATCAACGAAATCAGTAATTGATGTAACTCATCCAGAGGACACAAAAAGACAATCTAGTACTTCCAATGAAGAAGTGAATGAGAAAAGTGAAAAATCTCTTGAGAATCAGAAAACAGATGATCATATCAGCACTTCATTCGATGAAAGTAGCAACGCCAAGGAGAATTTCCACGGCACCACTGAATctacaaatataaaaaacaacagCACAATAAAATCAGATGATTCTTCGAATGAccaaaataataagaataagaaaccaactcttactGATTTTATGAAGAAAACTCTGGACTTGGAGCAACCTTCTTCTccctataaaaaaattgataatattgggAGAGATGAAAAACCTGCAGTATCAAATGAAACTGATAAACTATTAAAGGTTCCGAAACGTAGTAGATATGAATCCGCAACTAAAATACAGAGCATATTCCGTGGTTATCAAGCAAGAAAATTCGTTGAGAGTCTCAGAGCTTCACGAGATTCGACACAAATAAGTAAAAATCCTGATATTTCAATTCTAAAaggagaaataaataattcgaaTGAAAAAGCTGCAATCTCTAAAATTTcgg acCCTGAAATACAAGAATCACTGCATGGACATGACGAAAGTACGATGAAAGATTCGAATATACAAGGAACCCAAACAAATAATGTTGAGGCTAGTGGTAATGTTAACGTGGATGGATCACAAGTTCCAG GTGTTGAAAACTTGACAACGGAAACCCAGCAGCGACCAACCGACGTCGGCGAAGCGCCTTGTGACGTCGACATCGACGCGCAGACGTCGGTTAGCGACGCCAACACGCAAGATACGCTCAGTAATAAGCCAGGAGTTGAGAGTGAGTGCGAGATGGAATCGACGAAACGCAACAATTCGACTTTGCGCAACAAAAACATGGAAGCTGAAGCTGCCACCAAGATCCAAGCTGGTTTCAGGGGTTACAAAGTCAGGAAACAACTCAAAATGAAG aacacATCTTCTGAGGAGAACACCAAGAAGACAGTAAGACGTAAAAGTTCAAGTTGTCTAACTGAAAACCAGGCGAAAAAACAGAAGGAAAACATCGACTTACAAGAAAAATCTGCTGTCAAGATTCAAGCCGGTATTCGTGGATTTCTAGTGAGGAAGAAGGTGAAGAAACCACAGAAATTACAGGAGTGA